Below is a window of Nicotiana tabacum cultivar K326 chromosome 19, ASM71507v2, whole genome shotgun sequence DNA.
TTGTTACTACTCTCTAAATACCAGTCAACCCAAAAAACCAGGACATTACTAACTGAACATACAAATACAAACTCCTATACACTCCAAGCAGAGTAGATAAATTTcgtaaaaatctgaaaattgcaCTCAAAAGTCAAAACGTTAACAAATCCAAACAATTAAATTAGTCAACTAATCTACTTTATTGTTCTTTCTAAATTAGATATAATATCATAATAAATTCATTAAATAGAATcacattttttttttgcttaacgTTATATAAAGATAATAGTAtcaccatcaagtcctaaaaaaCTCCTATTACTCTCAAATTTTTTGAAACAAACTTTCATTTTAAAttagaaattttttattatactaataacaattttataaaaaaaaatattattccaTTATTAGAATGAAAAGTACCTGAACATAGGCCCAACCATTGCCGCGCTTAAAGATGGAATCCATGATTTTCAATCCACAATGAGCACAACAAAACATGAACTCATCTTCACCCTCTAGCAAATTCAACCCACGAGCCACAATCCTCAGCACTTCAATTGTAGGTACAAATAAAGAACCAAAGCTTGCACTTCCAAGATTCACAGACAATGCCCTCTGAAAACAAAACTGTGTACTAGATTGCATCCCTCTTAGATAATACAGAGCAATCACTCTACTCACTGTCAAATTCACCACATTCCTCATTACCTCAGTAATCCAAGTCATGCTCAGAACCAATAAGATGATAACCAATGGTGGAAAGTAAAAATTTATAGCTCCAATCACAGCTAAAATCCACATTGACATCCATAAGAATCCAGCAACAAGTGTTATGTAAGTTGGCCGGTTTAAATCACGGAATTTTGGTACAGGTTCAAGGGCTTTGATTAAAATCTTTGTACAAAACTTAATTCTTGGTGTCACCCAACATGAGTACAATCCATTGCCAATTGCAAACATAATAAACACAACTCCAACACCATCAGTTGCAGGTTTTTGGAAGCAAATCAATAGGATTCCAGCTGATAATGTGAGAATAAAAGAACCCCAGAGTATGAAATGAATCATGAATGTAGGCCACACTCTCATTGCCTTTTGCCATATAAATGCTAGTGTTATGCTAAGTAGAGCAGCTGCTTCTACTTGTGGTAGAAAATACTTTAATAGCCTCCTTTCCTTTCTTTGTGCTTCCCCTGCTTCTAGTAGGCCTTGTACCCCTTTGAATAGAAGAAAACCAACTAGTCCAATTGCCGCAACCATGTGTAGTAGGAAGATAAAAAGTGAAAACTTGTTTGTGTAGGATCTTGAATTCAGTGTTATTACTGAAGGTTGCTGGTCGgaccaaaaaaaaaagttcagATTTTTAGCATATTATATTGAAATGAAAAACAGGAAAAAgggttaaaaaaaaaatactctgcTATATAAAATATCTTATTTTATGGTACGTTATACTTTGGTATGCCACTAACATATGTCTTGTATTTATACTTGAGCGTGATGGAGCTCCAACATGGACCCTAATCCACGTTTAATGGAAGATAATTTTAACCATGGTCAAACGCATGGATT
It encodes the following:
- the LOC107817844 gene encoding protein pns1, encoding MGAVEPVVEEENGEKETKIRDEEEERDVEKGEMGSQQRGFQTQPPPPPATGSDNFNMSRMQRLSATNPLRLVMNAGTRVASPSPPYHQAPPPAAPHQHRSFPIPFQHRPSPAQAPPPLPSQHRPSPAPSQTRSTPATTPHQPSVITLNSRSYTNKFSLFIFLLHMVAAIGLVGFLLFKGVQGLLEAGEAQRKERRLLKYFLPQVEAAALLSITLAFIWQKAMRVWPTFMIHFILWGSFILTLSAGILLICFQKPATDGVGVVFIMFAIGNGLYSCWVTPRIKFCTKILIKALEPVPKFRDLNRPTYITLVAGFLWMSMWILAVIGAINFYFPPLVIILLVLSMTWITEVMRNVVNLTVSRVIALYYLRGMQSSTQFCFQRALSVNLGSASFGSLFVPTIEVLRIVARGLNLLEGEDEFMFCCAHCGLKIMDSIFKRGNGWAYVQIATYGKSFVKASQDAWELFEKREMETIVDSDMTSAICFLTGVCSGSICVIVVAAWTATVYPNFIATLSLLSAYIGYLLTRIAMALPHACVSSYYVCYAENPDNRCFDKSIIQDRLNLMKSDRDVIVPTPRSVPGRFAR